A region of the Arachis hypogaea cultivar Tifrunner chromosome 15, arahy.Tifrunner.gnm2.J5K5, whole genome shotgun sequence genome:
AGTTCTCTCATCTGCATTTATGGTTGGACTTCTAATTGCTTCTCCAATATTTGCTTCTCTTGCTAAAAGGTGATACTAACTCCGTGTTGTTGCTAAATTGAAGTAGCTTAGAGTAGGAAGAGTTAACTATATGAGACCGGGCCTGCATGATTCCCTTTCAATTGCATCGTTTTTtaatgcattttcatgttttgcagTCACAATCCGTTTCGTCTTATTGGTGTTGGATTGTCAGTTTGGACGTTCGCCATAGCTGGATGTGGTAGTTCATTTGATTTTTGGTCTATTGCAATATGCCGAATGTGAGGGAATATGTTTTCAACTTGTCAAGGCCTTAATACTTTGCCATTTGCTAGTATTATGTATTGAGTCAAGAGTCAAGACTGATGCCATGGTTTTGGCAGGCTAGTTGGTGTAGGCGAAGCATCCTTCATAAGTCTTGCAGCACCTTTCATAGATGACAATGCTCCTGTTGAACAGGTTAGTCTTATCTCTTTCATTCCCATCAGAATTAGGTGAACTGAATGTCTCCACCAATGCAGAGTTGCAGCTTtacttgtatttttatttatggcAGAAAACAGCATGGCTTGCTACCTTCTATATGTGCATACCAGCTGGGACAGCTTTGGGCTATGTTTATGGTGGACTTGTAAGATTAATACTCATAAAATCTAGCTTTTTAGATGGTTCTCTTATTGTTTCCTTAGTTTGCTGGTTTAAATAATCATTTTATTCGTCATGAACTGATGTTGTTTGAGTATTAGTATAGTTGCTTATGAGTTCATTTACTGTACATATATGGGCTTGTGTAATGCTAACTTAAAGAACTGTTCATTGGAAAATTTTCTACACACTTCGCATCCATTATTTTTTTGAATGTGTCATCTGCAAATGAGTCagcttcaaaaattcaaataatgtgtAGGTTGGAGGCCAGTTTAATTGGCGTATTGCATTTTGGGGTGAGGCAATTTTGATGCTTCCTTTTCCCATTTTGGGTTTTATAATGAAACCTTTGCAGTTGAAGGGTAACCATTTCTTCTGAATGACTTGTTTCTAGAAGTTAGTCAATTTTCTGCTCCTTCTAATCGTATCAGAATATTTGATTTGTCACCATAGGTTTCACTCCCATGGAATCCAAACTGATACCGACATCTAATGAATGTGGAGGTACTGTCAATTCTTGACAATTATGTTGGTAAAATTATTTTCTGCTGTAATCTTTGTTGTCTTTTAAAATTCCAAAGGATAAAATGAAATTTATTTTCTGATCTTCTCAACATCTCATTGATTCATCTGAAAATGGATTAATATATTTCTCATTTGGAGATTGCATTAGGAGCTTGTTTGGGTGCCATTAAGttgttagaaaaatatattttttcaatggaaaaagatattttctttTAGTGTTTGGCAAAATTCTaatggtaaaaataaaaatactagaatataaaaaatatctttttttagaaGCTACAATTtgcatctttttttaaaagatcttttttacttaaaaaaagaagatgtttttaatattataaataaacaaaaaagtactttatATTCTCTTACCCAGTCCCAATCATAATTgttagataaaaagatatttttacatgaaatatccaaacataaaattacttttacttttctaaaaGATCTTTTAGGAaaatattacttaaaaaaatcttttcgtagaagctcacccaaacaagtccTAGGTGATGATCAATAAATTATTCTCACATTATTTTACAGGTGCCAATCTATACATGATATTTTGTCATTGgttgaaaaaaaattgttgaatgTAGCCTCAAGTCAAAGTTATGTTATATGTGTGGATTTCAACTAAAAGCTATGATGTGATGATTCAGATAAAAGAAAATTGCATTATATTCTAACTAGTGTATTGCTTTTATAGGAATTATATTTTGAACATCTGAGCCTAAACCAATCCTGTTTTTGTGCTATGTGCTATTTTGCACGCTAGGCTATCACTCGAATGATGACTATAATACGTATCTTATTTTCATCTAGAAGCCTTTTCTTGGTTCTGGTGATAACATTCTTTGCCgtaaatttatttccttttaCTTATTTCGATGCTCAAAGTTAGAGGTTTTCCTTATAGATGGTGAGATGCTTGCTGGAGATCAAGGCTTTATCAGAGGATCCAAGTGAGTTAAAACTGAAAATCTAATAAATTTAGAAGATGAAATTTATTAATATAGTGGATAATATTAACTTTAAGGAAATTTTctgtaaaatttttatgttatagtTTTATTTTACACTCACTGTGTGTAACTCATAAAAAGTTATTGCAAGTTTGAGACAACAATGACGATTATGTTGCAGATAGACCAgctaaaatattatatttcacCTTTATGATTGATATTTACGTTTCTCAGGTCACCATCCATACTGAGGAATCACATCACCAGGTTCTCAAAAGATATGTTGGAGCTTTTGCGTGACCAAGTGTATGTCATAAATGTtctaggtatttatttttttactaactgGGAGATAATTAATTTTCTTCATGAAAGTTTTATTGACAATATTGCCTGAGGAATCAAAACAGATTTTCAATTGAGGATTTGATAATTGAATTGTCAATCCAGAACAATTGCAAATATTCTGACTTAAAGAGTTTAATCATTGCTAGGTTATATATCATACAATTTTGTTATTGGGGCCTACTCGTATTGGGGACCGAAGGCAGGATACAGCATTTACCATATGGTATGATAATGCGCTTAAATATCATTTGCTTCATATCAAATATTAGGAGTATTCATTACAAAAAGAGCTTAGTCAAAGCGGTTCTATTGAAGACTTGGTCATTGATAGAGCCGAGTTGGATTCTGATTATATGAAATCAACCTCTTCTAGTAGGTTAAAGCTTGATTGTGTAGTTGtgcatttattaatatttatagaaATTTTTGCTTCTTTGacaattttgttatttattatttttggacaGAGTAATGCTGACTTGTTGTTTGGAGGTATTACAATTGTTTGTGGGATTTGTGGTACGTTAGCTGGAGGCTTGATTCTTGATAAAATGACTTCAACAATCTCCAATGCCTTCAAGGTAGGCTAGTTAATTTCCATTTATATATAATATCAGTTATCAAATGAGTAAAAGGGATCATGCACTATTCTTTTACTACTATTTTGTTACCGGCAAATCCATGCTAGTTATAATGCTCAAGGACTGAGTTTTTATGGTGGGAAAAAATACGTTTATATAATTAGTCTAACATGTTGATGCCTATTGATTACTGGCCCACTAACTAAAATGCACAGGGAACACTTTTGCCTTTCAGTGATAAATGACTTCATGAATTCATGTCAATGATTCTAGGCCTTTAGCATTTTCAAAGTTGTACAGGAATAGTTGAAACCTGCTTTTGATGAGCATAATCACATGTAATAATAACCATCACCCCTCCCCTCCAACCTAAAAAAGAAAGTTCTCCCAAAGAAAAGGAGGacaaatatttaaaactaaaactgGAACCGAGATGactaataattttgttatattattgTATTTCTGTGGCCTTAATTCTATTTTGTATGACTGGTTACGTTCATATCACTGAAGTtctagaattatttttcccttaaAGTTCCTTTATCTCAAATTTTACATCTTTCATTTGGAAGTTCTACTCTTCATGATCTTTTATcatattttgtttcttttcttctttggtTCCCTTTCTTCATGGCAGCTTCTTTCTGGAGCAACATTTTTAGGTGCCATCTTCTGCTTGATTGCATTCTGTTTCAGGAGCTTATCTGGTTTCATAGTACTCTTCTCTATTGGTGAACTGCTGATTTTTGCCACACAGGTAACTTTATGAGCCACTTGaagggtttttctttttcttttgggtcAACCTACTACTTGCATAATAATTGCAATCAATTACTTTATATTGGACTGGCTGTTCTAGATTCAGATGGTTGgtatttcatcttcttgcatgCTACTGCATGTTCATAAGAACctgataatgatatataacatAAAACTCTAGTCTTAAATTTGTGTCTCCTTTTGTAGGCTCCTGTAAATTATGTCTCTCTTCATTGTGTAAAACCAAATTTGAGGGCGCTGTCTATGGCAATATCTACAGTTTCAATCCATATCTTTGGTGATGTGCCTTCCTCACCACTTGTTGGCATCCTGCAGGTTACACCTCATTTTTCCTGATATTGTGTGTGTTTTGGTTACTTTCATTATTGGATATATATCAGTCATTGGATTCTGCATTTTACACGGCTTTTCctaatattttgattatttttataactgGATATTATCAGCCAACATAAGACACAGATTTGTACTAGAAGTAAAGTGCTTAATTGATTTTCACCTTATCCATGTTTGTTGGATTTCATTTGCAGCTTCTAAACCATGTTTTAGTAGTTTTGACCAAACCATGATATGTAGTTGCTCAAACAAAAAAAACCCATCATATGATTAGCCAGTTGGTTTGATCTATAGTGGAcgtttcaaaacttaattttatCCCTTCTCTTTTAGTTATTATATCTATCTCCAgaaaattgttaaaataaatgTCAAACCTGGTTTTATTTGTTATAAACTGCTCTCTTTCTCATCTCTCCCTTTGATGTAAAGGGGTTTCACATCTTAGTTTGTTTAGGCAACTTTCAACATCCCTCTTGAATTAACATATATGGAAAAGAAGTTGACAAAACTAGTAACAAGAACTGTGCTGCCTTATGTTTTACATTTTGATGCAGTCATACTCATGATTTACTGACCTGCTTTACATTGTTAGCTGTTCCAGCCTTTTGCCTGTATTTGTTCCTGTTTTAACATTTGTTTTTATTCTAAGCAAAGCAGTTTTCCTGCACAGGATCATATTAATGACTGGAGGAAAACAGCACTTTGTTTAAcatccattttctttcttgctgCTATAATATGGTTCATAGGTAAGTGGCATACCACCATGCAGCTTTGGTATTATATTAGCTgttcttaatttttaaaccagATATGCATTAGAATTAATTGTTTTTTAAGAATGTGCCTGTAAACTGAAATTTCAGAACACGTACTGAAGAAATTGCTGGATGTTGCGCATGGGTTTCAAATGCTAATAGATTTTTATTTGACAGTTAATATTTTACACTTCAAAAGTAGTCCCATACTCGTCTATAAGACTGCAACTACATTGACTAGCCCTTTAAGTCACGTTTTGCCATTTGGGGAACCATAAATCATTAAAGAAAAGAAGTTACCAAATTCCAGTTACTCTTTGTTACTTGACCTGAGGTGTTAAATCTGTGCTACAAACTTGATGTGCATGTTATTGCTATAGAGATCAAAGGTGCAAGTTGTTCTGGTTATTGTTAACCACACCACCGTACTAATTCCACCAAATAATAATATATCCATTGACATCATCATGGATACTACTACTAATTGCTTGAAGAATGTTCTAAATATTTGCTTGACTATGGTTAATGGTAATCAATGCTATAGGAATCTTTTTGAGAAGCGTTGATCTTTTCAACGAACCTGATGATGATCAATCTTCAATAAGAAGAGAGCAAAGGAGGCCATTGCTTGAAGACACTTCATATGAAGCCTAGTTTCTGATCCATTTTATAGTGTTAGTAATACCGTGCTGAAACAAGTTGCATATCCCATATATGTGTATTATCTTGGAACATCCACATTGTTCCTTGAAGAGGGAAAAATCGGTGGCATCCACGTTTGATACTCTGTTGCTGAAGAGCAGGGTGCTGATGGCTTCACCTTTGTATCAAATCAGGTTGAATGGAGTTACTAGATCAAGTCACCCTGTTCAAATGTTTTTCCATGTAAATTACTGTGCAAATGTGCAACTATTATAATTGTAAGATGTTCGAATGTAAAGATGTGATAACTCAGCAATTTAATCCAATCGTGTTTTCTTTTTTCCCCTCTTTTTGCCGACAAAGGTAAATTGTGAGAGTTGCTTTTAATCATTTACTGAAATAGCAAAGATGTTCCTAAGAATACAAAGTACAAGGATGACCCGATAGGCCAATACTTTACAAAGCAGATGCATTAATCATTTTCCGACAGAGGATAAATTTGGTGTTTAAAATCCggtaaaaactcaggtgaagtggacttcacgtgaagttgatatatgAGAgacgttagatgaaaatttagccaaatcaatcaaatcatctaacgattctcaggtatcaattttacgtgaaatcgactgcacctgagttttcaccttaaaaTTCGGTGTTGTAATCAATTTGTTTAAAACAGAGCAATATTACGAGCCTTCCACACGCTCCAAAAGATAAATGCAACTTTGATTGTCatgttattgttatttcatttcttaggttttgaataaataagtaaattacataattaaactcattttttGTTAGATCGTTAATGAAAATAGATTGAACTATTGGAATGGTAATACTAACCATATCTGCGGGTATTCAATCCAACTTAATTTATTTGGATAGGATTGACGATCTAACCCATTTAAAAGCAAGCATGTTGATATGCGGATAGGGTCGGATGCAGATTTAAATCTAATTCTATTCAACTAACTCATATTCCTGACATATTTTAATATagagttaaaaattattatacatatattaaAGTTGATGGAGATTGAatttatattttctcttttttattatgattttatatattgatattgatttatttaaagttatatattcatgataatatacaattttctcttaaaaaaataatgaatataagATTTTGAATTCGACTCCTCACAACaaccattttaaaattattccaACTCGTTTGACCCTAGATTGACCGTAAGTTTTAACATGTTTAATACACtcttaaaataaatacataaaaatataaaaattattctttgtGTCCTTAACAAGTGtcctaataatatatattagctAATAAAATGTGTGACAATTCTACTCTCAAAATACCTTTTAATCAAGGGCGTTTAAGGTTTAGTCCAGCCTgtattttattgagtttaaatttattatttttatctgatATTTTTTTAGGTTGGCGAGTTATACTTTGGGTCTCGGTTAATTTGaagtttttttataatatattttagaacaaaattagtaatgtcatattatatttttaatattttaattaatattttttatattatataataaataaaataatttattttgatataaatatgatataatattttttaaattttatttttaaaaataaatttttattattttagtatatactaattttatattaaattcactCTTATTTAATCCGGTATTTCAAATCGCTTTTGAGTTGGGTCAAAATAAATTCCAATAACTTTTTAAAACTGAATCCAAATATGATTAAATTCGCCTAATTTCAAAAAGTCTGTAAATTCCAAAATAAAGTTTTAGATATTAAGTTaaagtttatttatttagattttttttatatacaataaatgcttattaaaatttaaaaatcttcttTTACAATAcagatttttatatttaatacaagtaccttcttcattttctataaaaattccCATCATCAAATTAtaccaaatattatatttttaaggatcaatttatgattctttcaaaatttaaattgagataattaaaaatttactaaGATTTGTTTGGATGgacttttaagaaaaaaaattttttgatttatCTTTTTTTAGAAGATCTTacgtaaaaataaaagtaattttatcttTGAATATTTcatacaaaaagatctttttatttatcaattatgtttgggttaataatataaaaatacttttttgtttatttattacataaaaaatattctttttttaaaagaagatctttcaaaaaatatataaattataattttttttaaaaaaaatattttttatttttctagtatttttatttttactattaaaaatttgacaaatacattaaaaaataataaaaaaaatttttaaaaaaaattattttttattaaaataatagcgTCCAAACAAACACTAACATAACATGACATGTCCCGCACGTATGTTTGGGTGATGTGCTGCTAAAGCATCCAACAACCTCAACCTCAACCTCAACCTCAACCTCAACCTTTGGTTGGTCACAGTCGCACTCGCACACTTCCACTTTACTATAAGATATAAATTAAACTTTCTCATTCGCTTAAACACTCAGAGGGAGAGAGTGGGCTTCTGACAAATCATCTGTCGTCATCTCCAATTCTGTATCTTTTTTCGATCTCAGCCACGTCTCTCCTTTCATTGTTTctgttaaaaaacctttttttatttctttctctttatcACTTCATCGgttctttattattattgttattattaacaTATTGGATTCAACTTCAGATACCCAATATCCCAGATTCATCTAAAGCCCCTTCCTTTATAGACCCTTTCAATCAAAAA
Encoded here:
- the LOC112747391 gene encoding probable sphingolipid transporter spinster homolog 2 isoform X1; the encoded protein is MASSAQDPTPTWFTPKRLLMIFCVINTLNYVDRGAIASNGVNGNLEICDDSGICTAATGIQGDFHLSNFQDGVLSSAFMVGLLIASPIFASLAKSHNPFRLIGVGLSVWTFAIAGCGSSFDFWSIAICRMLVGVGEASFISLAAPFIDDNAPVEQKTAWLATFYMCIPAGTALGYVYGGLVGGQFNWRIAFWGEAILMLPFPILGFIMKPLQLKGFTPMESKLIPTSNECGDGEMLAGDQGFIRGSKSPSILRNHITRFSKDMLELLRDQVYVINVLGYISYNFVIGAYSYWGPKAGYSIYHMSNADLLFGGITIVCGICGTLAGGLILDKMTSTISNAFKLLSGATFLGAIFCLIAFCFRSLSGFIVLFSIGELLIFATQAPVNYVSLHCVKPNLRALSMAISTVSIHIFGDVPSSPLVGILQDHINDWRKTALCLTSIFFLAAIIWFIEHVLKKLLDVAHGFQMLIDFYLTVNILHFKSSPILVYKTATTLTSPLSHVLPFGEP
- the LOC112747391 gene encoding probable sphingolipid transporter spinster homolog 2 isoform X2, with the protein product MASSAQDPTPTWFTPKRLLMIFCVINTLNYVDRGAIASNGVNGNLEICDDSGICTAATGIQGDFHLSNFQDGVLSSAFMVGLLIASPIFASLAKSHNPFRLIGVGLSVWTFAIAGCGSSFDFWSIAICRMLVGVGEASFISLAAPFIDDNAPVEQKTAWLATFYMCIPAGTALGYVYGGLVGGQFNWRIAFWGEAILMLPFPILGFIMKPLQLKGFTPMESKLIPTSNECGDGEMLAGDQGFIRGSKSPSILRNHITRFSKDMLELLRDQVYVINVLGYISYNFVIGAYSYWGPKAGYSIYHMSNADLLFGGITIVCGICGTLAGGLILDKMTSTISNAFKLLSGATFLGAIFCLIAFCFRSLSGFIVLFSIGELLIFATQAPVNYVSLHCVKPNLRALSMAISTVSIHIFGDVPSSPLVGILQDHINDWRKTALCLTSIFFLAAIIWFIGIFLRSVDLFNEPDDDQSSIRREQRRPLLEDTSYEA